The window CGGTCCTATTGGAACTTCCGGCCATTGTGGCTGAGCCAGCCACTGGGATGTGTTCCGTTGGGGTCACGGTGTGTCCAGTGTACGATGCCGCCTCTGTCGTTATAAACATAGCTGCCACGAAAACTGATTGAATCGCCTCTGGCAATATTCGGGATACGCGGTGCAATATCTATATTGTGAGCGATCAAAAGTGTCTGGCCATCCGCAATTTTGACGATAAATCGCTGGTGCCGTGAGCCTTTGGTGTCGTCGGGGAGCACTTTCACAACAGTGCCGCTCCCTTCAACCATCACTTCCTGAAGCTGCTCCTGAAAAGCCACTGAAGCGGAGAGATAGCT of the Desulfosediminicola ganghwensis genome contains:
- a CDS encoding DUF3465 domain-containing protein, encoding MSAGKRSRFRRAAILVLLTIMALLIGRLTGINNPGTEINSDNRGAIQQQTGSYLSASVAFQEQLQEVMVEGSGTVVKVLPDDTKGSRHQRFIVKIADGQTLLIAHNIDIAPRIPNIARGDSISFRGSYVYNDRGGIVHWTHRDPNGTHPSGWLSHNGRKFQ